A region from the Polyangiaceae bacterium genome encodes:
- a CDS encoding transglycosylase SLT domain-containing protein, with amino-acid sequence MRAVRTIAVCALLAAACAKNGPAGASAAADGAPMLARGVPQTAARAQALSDAGIDDTPLGEWAELVRMHRYRDAARAIDGLSEKERARPEVRFARARVAAAVSDHERAVRELTGLEEKLPVLSREIERARAESALEAGPYDVAVTYYGQKSDAESLTRAALALMRAGQLEKARAAADKAVSAAHRQKKNATEREAEARSQRALIAEKRGDKTGAETDLRWLAVNAPTLAGSEGVDERLAKVAPKRTLTAKERYARALALADEGRVEQTERELTLAGNKLKQAEILHAKGWALYSARHDYEKAAELLERASELGGEHTVSDAFYAARSRSRAGQDDRAIKMYEKLARRFPKTSWAENALYLAARLHYIGGKWNEASAAYGRYLGKYGRKGRFVKTATYEQAVAWLAAGRNAQAAKVFGRLADADDRDRYQARYRELEGAALAGAGQKDRAIKTFNKVIDEAPLSFSALASVARLSELKASVPPLIEPGKAAAQRAPLSVELPPKVKILHNVGLDHDAEDALEGYETSIQKRYAPRGEEALCRAYGVLSSAGRRYRVGQRAARWAELSEAPSSSSRWLWECIYPRPYESLVKEAGNEYKLPSELVYAIMRQESAFRPEVVSPAKAVGLMQLIPPTARRVAEELNMSYDPLSLYSPPVNIRMGSYYLSKVLGSFGGSVPLAAAAYNAGPTTVARWLDSGKKLPVDVWVARIPYGETRGYVNRVVGNVARYAYLSGGEGAVPKLALVLPQDLSVPSDLY; translated from the coding sequence ATGCGAGCCGTCCGCACCATAGCCGTCTGTGCCCTGCTGGCCGCTGCCTGCGCCAAGAACGGCCCCGCCGGGGCTTCGGCGGCGGCAGATGGCGCGCCCATGCTCGCCCGCGGGGTGCCCCAGACCGCGGCGCGGGCGCAGGCGCTCTCGGACGCCGGCATCGACGACACGCCGCTCGGCGAGTGGGCGGAGCTGGTGCGAATGCATCGCTACCGCGACGCAGCGCGTGCCATCGACGGGCTCTCGGAGAAAGAACGCGCACGGCCAGAGGTGCGCTTCGCTCGCGCGCGGGTGGCCGCCGCCGTGTCGGATCATGAGCGCGCAGTGCGGGAGCTGACGGGACTGGAAGAGAAGCTCCCGGTACTGAGCCGCGAGATCGAGCGGGCCCGCGCCGAGTCCGCGCTGGAGGCCGGACCGTACGACGTGGCGGTGACCTATTACGGGCAGAAGAGCGACGCCGAGTCGCTCACGCGCGCGGCGTTGGCTCTGATGCGCGCGGGGCAGCTCGAAAAAGCGCGGGCGGCGGCGGACAAGGCGGTTTCCGCGGCGCACCGACAAAAAAAGAATGCGACCGAACGCGAGGCCGAGGCGCGTTCTCAGCGGGCCCTGATCGCCGAGAAGCGCGGCGACAAGACCGGGGCGGAGACGGACCTGCGTTGGCTCGCGGTGAACGCGCCGACCTTGGCGGGCAGCGAAGGCGTGGACGAGCGTCTCGCCAAGGTGGCGCCCAAGCGTACGCTGACGGCGAAGGAGCGCTACGCGCGGGCGCTTGCGCTGGCGGACGAAGGCCGCGTGGAGCAGACGGAGCGAGAGCTCACGCTCGCGGGTAACAAGCTGAAGCAGGCGGAGATCCTGCACGCCAAGGGCTGGGCCCTGTACAGCGCCCGGCACGACTACGAAAAGGCCGCGGAGCTCCTGGAGCGCGCCTCGGAGCTGGGCGGCGAGCACACGGTTTCCGATGCGTTCTACGCGGCGCGTTCGCGATCCCGCGCGGGTCAGGACGACCGCGCCATCAAGATGTACGAGAAGCTGGCGCGGCGCTTTCCCAAGACCAGCTGGGCGGAAAACGCGCTCTACCTCGCGGCGCGCCTCCATTACATCGGCGGCAAGTGGAACGAGGCCTCCGCGGCGTACGGGCGTTATCTGGGCAAGTACGGTCGCAAGGGGCGCTTCGTGAAGACGGCCACCTACGAGCAGGCAGTGGCTTGGCTGGCGGCGGGGCGGAACGCGCAGGCGGCCAAGGTGTTCGGGCGCTTGGCGGACGCGGACGATCGCGATCGATACCAAGCGCGCTACCGCGAGCTCGAAGGCGCCGCCTTGGCGGGGGCAGGGCAGAAGGACCGCGCCATCAAGACCTTCAACAAGGTGATCGACGAAGCGCCGTTGTCGTTCTCGGCGCTGGCGAGCGTGGCGCGGCTGTCGGAGCTCAAGGCCTCGGTGCCACCGTTGATAGAGCCGGGCAAGGCGGCAGCGCAGCGCGCGCCGCTCTCCGTGGAGCTGCCGCCGAAGGTGAAGATCCTTCACAATGTCGGCCTGGATCACGACGCGGAGGACGCGCTGGAAGGCTACGAGACCTCGATCCAGAAACGCTACGCGCCGCGGGGGGAAGAGGCGCTGTGTCGGGCGTATGGCGTCTTGAGCAGCGCCGGTCGGCGTTATCGCGTGGGGCAGCGGGCAGCGCGCTGGGCGGAGCTCAGCGAGGCGCCGTCGAGCAGCAGCCGCTGGCTGTGGGAGTGCATCTATCCTCGCCCCTACGAGTCGCTGGTGAAGGAAGCGGGCAACGAGTACAAGCTCCCGTCGGAGCTGGTGTACGCGATCATGCGGCAAGAGAGCGCGTTCCGGCCGGAGGTCGTGTCCCCGGCAAAGGCCGTGGGCTTGATGCAGCTGATCCCCCCGACGGCGCGTCGCGTGGCCGAAGAGCTGAACATGAGCTACGACCCGCTGAGCTTGTACAGCCCGCCGGTGAACATCCGCATGGGCTCGTACTACCTCTCCAAGGTGCTCGGTAGCTTCGGCGGCAGCGTGCCCCTTGCGGCGGCGGCGTACAACGCCGGTCCCACCACGGTGGCGCGCTGGCTCGACAGCGGCAAGAAGCTCCCGGTGGACGTATGGGTCGCGCGCATTCCGTATGGCGAAACGCGCGGCTACGTGAACCGCGTGGTGGGCAACGTAGCGCGCTACGCTTACCTCTCGGGCGGGGAAGGCGCCGTGCCCAAGCTGGCGCTGGTGCTGCCGCAAGACCTGAGCGTGCCTTCGGATCTGTACTGA